From a region of the Methanolobus tindarius DSM 2278 genome:
- a CDS encoding methyltransferase cognate corrinoid protein, producing MSNQEMLDTLRDTVVTQNINGCAEATQAALDAGLSAVEIINDGLSPGMKIVGDKFEAAEIYLPQIMMSAKAMNAAMELLLPVLEEEKGDTEGVGTAITYVQEGDIHDIGHRLVTTMLEANGFKIVDMGVDVPNEKVAETVAQNKDKKLLLVGSALMTTSMLGQKDTVAMLAEEGLRDSVKIMFGGAPVSDAWIAEIGADATAENAADAARVALSLMQ from the coding sequence ATGTCAAATCAGGAAATGTTAGATACACTCAGAGACACAGTCGTTACACAGAACATCAACGGTTGTGCAGAAGCTACCCAGGCAGCTCTTGATGCAGGGCTCAGTGCAGTTGAAATTATAAACGATGGTCTTTCCCCGGGAATGAAGATTGTCGGAGACAAGTTCGAAGCAGCAGAAATCTACCTCCCACAAATTATGATGTCTGCAAAGGCAATGAACGCAGCAATGGAACTTCTTTTACCAGTACTTGAAGAGGAGAAGGGAGACACCGAAGGAGTAGGAACAGCAATCACCTACGTGCAGGAAGGAGACATTCACGATATCGGTCACCGTCTTGTAACAACCATGCTTGAAGCAAATGGTTTCAAGATCGTTGACATGGGCGTAGATGTACCAAATGAAAAGGTTGCAGAAACAGTTGCACAAAACAAGGACAAGAAACTCTTACTCGTTGGTTCAGCACTTATGACAACCTCAATGCTCGGACAGAAGGACACTGTGGCTATGCTGGCAGAAGAAGGTCTTAGAGATTCTGTTAAGATTATGTTCGGTGGAGCACCAGTATCCGATGCATGGATTGCAGAAATCGGAGCAGACGCAACAGCAGAAAACGCAGCAGATGCAGCAAGAGTTGCACTCAGTCTTATGCAGTAA
- a CDS encoding histidine kinase dimerization/phosphoacceptor domain -containing protein — MKWKSTSLKFKLILYIVVGTLLVLAASTAMTISTVTNQEEELAYKQSIEMAKTYANEFNGDMETNRAIAETIAVSMGSYDSMSREEANRMLYNLLAEHPHLLGTYVAYEPNAFDGDDSLYVNTPGHDSTGRFIPYWNKITGPITLDPLLNYETLDYYQVPKSTGNEVITEPYYYEGVFIVSYVFPIVKDDEFIGIGGVDVSLNYLDEITSEIKAFDSGYAFLTGNTGILVSHPAKKDWIGERKLYDLGIEESSIAADDIINGRSGHIETIDPTTGKEVVMFYEPIETGNFSFVLVIPKDEMLAGVNSLSNKLLHISFAAVIFMAAISYFIALSFTRPIKEIVTDFKNISKDAVMGKLDSRAETNVEIDFREIPMGLNEILDAVITPIHDAIRLTNELATGKLNERTHLNVHGEFRQLTDTLDVFAELLDTIIKDSNKVLTAVQNNDFSRNVRVYGEGDFLILTEGIEQTRETLSSMMDERKKVEEIRKKEIHHRIKNNLQVISSLLDLESDKFENEEVVEAFRESQNRVISMALVHEELYRSQDMESIDFSDYLMKLVNELSYSYMVEKKNIEIKLDLDIVFVEMDTAIPLGMIVNEIISNSLKHAFEPDQEGEIFVKLDLADGKLTLTIGDNGRGFPEDLDYTRTESLGLQLVTTLTAQINGTIELDTSEGTKFRIKLN; from the coding sequence ATGAAATGGAAAAGCACCTCACTTAAGTTCAAACTAATTCTTTACATAGTAGTGGGTACTTTACTTGTGCTTGCAGCCAGCACTGCAATGACCATTTCCACTGTGACAAATCAGGAAGAGGAACTTGCCTATAAGCAATCCATCGAAATGGCCAAGACATACGCAAATGAGTTCAACGGAGATATGGAAACAAACCGGGCCATTGCTGAAACCATAGCAGTGAGCATGGGAAGCTATGACTCTATGAGCAGGGAGGAAGCAAACAGAATGTTGTACAACCTGCTTGCTGAACATCCTCACTTACTCGGCACGTATGTTGCCTATGAACCCAACGCCTTTGACGGGGATGACAGTCTGTATGTTAACACTCCAGGACACGATTCCACTGGAAGGTTTATTCCCTACTGGAACAAGATAACCGGGCCTATTACACTCGATCCTCTTCTGAATTATGAGACACTGGATTATTATCAGGTGCCAAAAAGCACAGGAAACGAAGTAATAACCGAACCCTATTACTATGAAGGGGTTTTCATTGTAAGCTATGTTTTCCCGATAGTAAAAGATGATGAATTTATTGGAATCGGTGGGGTAGATGTTTCACTTAATTATCTGGACGAAATAACCAGTGAAATAAAAGCATTTGATTCCGGCTATGCTTTCCTGACTGGCAATACCGGCATCCTTGTGTCCCATCCTGCAAAGAAGGACTGGATTGGGGAAAGGAAACTCTATGACCTTGGTATAGAAGAATCCTCAATAGCTGCAGACGATATTATTAATGGCAGGAGCGGTCATATTGAAACCATCGACCCTACCACTGGTAAAGAAGTTGTAATGTTCTATGAACCTATAGAAACCGGCAACTTTTCATTTGTTCTTGTAATTCCAAAAGATGAGATGCTTGCAGGTGTGAACAGCCTGAGTAATAAACTTCTCCATATTTCCTTTGCAGCCGTAATTTTCATGGCCGCAATCTCATACTTCATAGCCCTGTCCTTTACAAGACCCATTAAGGAGATAGTTACTGATTTTAAGAATATATCGAAAGATGCGGTAATGGGAAAACTCGACTCAAGAGCTGAAACGAACGTGGAGATTGATTTCAGGGAGATACCCATGGGTCTCAATGAGATTCTGGATGCAGTAATAACCCCTATCCATGATGCCATAAGACTTACAAATGAGCTCGCAACAGGAAAACTCAATGAAAGAACCCATTTGAATGTCCACGGGGAATTCAGACAGCTCACAGACACACTGGATGTTTTTGCGGAGCTGCTGGATACTATCATAAAAGATTCAAATAAGGTACTTACTGCGGTACAAAATAACGACTTCTCAAGAAACGTCCGGGTATACGGTGAAGGTGATTTCCTCATACTTACCGAAGGAATCGAACAAACGAGGGAAACGTTGTCAAGTATGATGGATGAGCGCAAAAAAGTTGAAGAGATACGCAAGAAGGAGATTCATCATCGTATTAAGAACAATCTTCAGGTTATTTCAAGCCTGCTTGACCTTGAGTCTGACAAATTCGAAAACGAAGAAGTTGTCGAGGCATTCAGGGAAAGTCAGAACCGTGTAATATCCATGGCCCTTGTGCACGAAGAGCTTTACAGGTCACAGGATATGGAAAGCATTGATTTTTCTGATTATCTCATGAAACTTGTAAATGAGCTATCCTATTCATACATGGTGGAAAAGAAAAATATCGAGATAAAACTGGATCTTGATATTGTCTTTGTTGAAATGGATACTGCCATACCACTGGGAATGATAGTTAACGAGATTATTTCAAATTCACTTAAACATGCATTTGAACCGGACCAGGAAGGAGAAATATTTGTAAAACTGGATCTTGCAGATGGAAAACTGACACTGACAATCGGTGATAACGGGCGTGGTTTCCCCGAAGATCTCGATTATACCCGGACAGAGTCCCTTGGGCTCCAACTTGTAACTACATTAACAGCCCAGATAAACGGAACCATTGAACTTGATACCAGTGAAGGTACTAAATTCAGGATAAAACTAAATTAA